The following proteins are co-located in the Phaenicophaeus curvirostris isolate KB17595 chromosome 12, BPBGC_Pcur_1.0, whole genome shotgun sequence genome:
- the SLTM gene encoding SAFB-like transcription modulator isoform X3, which yields MAAAASAAALPPAEGKRIVDLRVIDLKSELKRRNLDITGVKTVLISRLKQAIEEEGGDPDNIEITVSADTPTKKPTKGKGKKQEADELIGDASVEDDSFVKVIKESELETQDASDQDGNEELKDCKESVEDENLNSKELPSAEKKKYHDLEPAEMTKDAEKDLEIQENEGQDIEDYTFPAVHDGEDEENEKDKAGSGDGTQEVSKPLPSEESLAEADHTAHEEMEANTSVKEAEDDNISVTIQAEDAITLDFDGDDLLETGKNVKITDSEASKPKDGQDTISQSLEKESKDYEMAENHKDGKKEDCVKGDPVKKEARESSKKAESGDKEKDTLKKGPSSTGASGQAKSSSKESKESKTTSKDDKGSASSVSGSSGSSTRNLWVSGLSSNTKAADLKNLFGKYGKVLGAKVVTNARSPGAKCYGIVTMSSSTEVTRCIAHLHRTELHGQQISVEKVKGDPSKKELKKDSDEKSGSGRSMGDKKTASSDKTSKTPSTKKEEKKSEKSEKSEKKENKEAKKTEGGKSPGQVVVLDQTKGDQGHTRTVRRGRFDKPQILRNKERIIQDKVKFREYRGRKDILPFEKMKEQRLREHMVRLERIRRAVELRRRREIAEREHRERERIRIMHEREECLQRERERLEIERQKLERERMERERLERERIRIEQERRKEAERIAREREELRRQQQQLRYEQEKRNSLKRPRDVDHRRDDPYWNDNKKMALDTDARFGHGSDYSRPQNRFNDFDHRERGRYPEGGSVPSSSFDRRERFVNQGEAKKTRPTARREEPGFERYPKNFSESRRNEPPQPRSELRDTDRREVRGDRDERRTVIIHDRPEIPHGRHPRETGSNPPRQTNWKSEGSISTDKRDGRGERPDRSGREVSGHVRGAPPGSRSSASGYGSREGERGVMGERGGGQHYNEDRHVVERHSRETGPRKEWHGPGSQGSGYHDGRRMGDGRGGGGMMSPHTSNSSPINRVVQITGNSMQRGSGSGFKPFKGGPPRRF from the exons ATGGCCGCCGCCGCCTCAGCCGCGGCACTGCCGCCCGCCGAGGGCAAGAGGATTGTCGACCTCCGCGTCATCGACCTCAAGTCCGAGCTGAAGCGGCGCAACCTCGACATCACCGGCGTGAAGACCGTGCTCATCTCCCGGCTCAAGCAG GCTATTGAAGAGGAAGGGGGCGATCCAGATAATATTGAAATAACTGTTTCGGCCGACACACCCACCAAGAAACCAACTAAAGGCAAAG GTAAAAAGCAGGAAGCTGATGAATTAATTGGTGATGCTTCGGTTGAAGATGATTCCTTTGTCAAGGTAATAAAA GAAAGTGAACTGGAGACTCAAGATGCAAGTGATCAAGATGGAAATGAAGAATTAAAGGACTGCAAGGAATCTGTTGAAGATGAGAACTTGAATTCTAAAGAGCTACcatctgcagaaaagaaaaaataccacGACTTGGAGCCAGCAGAAATGacaaaagatgcagaaaaggATTTGGAAATTCAG GAAAATGAAGGTCAAGACATAGAAGATTACACCTTTCCAGCTGTCCAT GATGgtgaagatgaagaaaatgagaaag ATAAAGCAGGTTCTGGTGATGGTACACAAGAAGTATCTAAACCTCTTCCTTCAGAAGAAAGCCTAGCTGAGGCTGATCACACGGCTCATGAAGAGATGGAAGCTAACACCTCTGTGAAAGAAGCTGAGGATGATAACATATCGGTTACAATCCAGGCTGAAGATGCCATCACTCTGGATTTTGATGGTGATGACCTCCTAGAAACAggtaaaaatgtgaaaattacaGATTCTGAAGCAAGTAAGCCAAAGGATGGGCAGGATACCATTTcacagagcctggagaaggaaagcaaggaCTATGAGATGGCTGAGAACCATAAAGATGGTAAGAAGGAAGACTGCGTGAAGGGGGATCCTGTCAAGAAGGAAGCCAGAGAAAGTTCAAAGAAAGCAGAATCTGGAGACAAAGAAAAGGATACTTTGAAGAAAGGTCCCTCGTCTACTGGGGCCTCTGGTCAAGCAAAGAG CTCTTCTAAGGAATCTAaagaaagcaagacaacatCGAAGGATGATAAAG GAAGCGCAAGCAGTGTTAGTGGTAGCAGTGGAAGCTCAACTAGAAACCTGTGGGTTAGCGGACTGTCTTCCAACACAAAAGCTGCCGACTTGAAAAATCTCTTTGGCAAATATGGAAAG GTGCTTGGTGCAAAGGTGGTCACAAATGCACGAAGCCCAGGGGCAAAATGTTACGGCATAGTAACGATGTCTTCTAGTACAGAAGTGACTAGATGCATCGCACACCTTCATCGAACGGAGCTGCATGGACAACAAATTTCTGTTGAGAAA gtgaaAGGCGATCCCTCCAAAAAGGAGTTGAAGAAGGACAGTGATGAGAAATCTGGCTCGGGTAGAAGCATGGGAGATAAGAAGACTGCTTCAAGTGATAAAACCAGCAA AACTCCATCAaccaaaaaagaagaaaagaaatctgagaaATCGGAAAAAtcggaaaaaaaagaaaataaagaagccaagaaaacagaag GTGGTAAAAGCCCAGGTCAAGTTGTAGTTTTAGACCAAACAAAAGGAGACCAAGGCCACACTAGGACAGTTAGAAGGGGGAGATTTGATAAA CCACAGATCCTGAGGAACAAAGAGCGTATTATTCAAGATAAAGTGAAGTTCAGGGAATACAGGGGTAGAAAGGATATCTTGCCTTTTGAAAAGATGAAGGAACAGAGATTGCGAGAACACATGGTTAGATTGGAAAGAATACGACGAGCTGTTGAACTCCGAAG GCGAAGAGAAATTGCTGAGAGGGAGCATCGTGAGAGAGAACGCATACGAATAATGCATGAGCGAGAAGAATGcttgcagagagaaagagagcgCTTAGAAATTGAAAGGCAAAAGCTAGAGAGGGAAAGAATGGAACGTGAGCGTTTGGAAAGAGAGCGTATTCGTATTGAACAG GAACGTCGAAAAGAGGCAGAGCGTATTGCTCGTGAAAGGGAGGAACTTCGtcgacagcagcagcagcttcgtTATGAACAGGAAAAGAGGAATTCTTTGAAACGTCCACGGGATGTAGATCACAG GAGAGACGATCCTTACTGGAATGACAATAAGAAGATGGCTCTCGATACAGATGCGCGGTTTGGTCATGGTTCAGATTACAGTCGCCCACAGAACAGGTTTAATGATTTTGATCACAGAGAACGGGGACGGTATCCAGAAGGTGGTTCTGTCCCCTCATCTTCTTTTGATAG GCGAGAACGTTTTGTAAATCAAGGTGAAGCAAAAAAGACTCGCCCAACAGCACGAAGAGAAGAGCCGGGGTTTGAGAGGTATCCTAAGAACTTCAGTGAGTCCAGAAGAAATGAACCGCCGCAACCGAGGAGCGAGCTTCGCGATACAGACAGGAGAGAAGTGCGAGGAGACAGAGATGAAAGAAGAACGGTGATAATTCATGACAGACCTGAAATACCACATGGTCGACATCCAAGAGAGACTGGTTCAAACCCCCCCCGGCAAACGAATTGGAAGAGCGAGGGGAGCATAAGCACAGACAAACGGGACGGCAG AGGTGAGAGGCCAGATCGATCGGGAAGAGAAGTGTCTGGACACGTGAGAGGTGCACCTCCTGGGAGCCGCAGCAGTGCTTCTGGATATGGAAGCAGAGAAGGAGAACGAGGCGTGATGGGAGAAAGAGGTGGAGGACAA CACTATAACGAAGACAGACATGTCGTTGAGCGCCACAGTCGTGAAACTGGACCAAGAAAAGAGTGGCACGGACCTGGTTCTCAAGGAAGCGGGTATCAtgacgggaggagaatgggaGACGGCCGTGGAGGAGGTGGCATGATGTCTCCGCATACAAG TAACTCCTCACCAATTAATAGAGTTGTACAGATCACAGGCAATTCCATGCAGAGGGGAAGTGGCTCAGGATTTAAGCCATTTAAAGGTGGACCTCCACGAAGATTCTAA
- the SLTM gene encoding SAFB-like transcription modulator isoform X5: MAAAASAAALPPAEGKRIVDLRVIDLKSELKRRNLDITGVKTVLISRLKQAIEEEGGDPDNIEITVSADTPTKKPTKGKGKKQEADELIGDASVEDDSFVKESELETQDASDQDGNEELKDCKESVEDENLNSKELPSAEKKKYHDLEPAEMTKDAEKDLEIQENEGQDIEDYTFPAVHDGEDEENEKDKAGSGDGTQEVSKPLPSEESLAEADHTAHEEMEANTSVKEAEDDNISVTIQAEDAITLDFDGDDLLETGKNVKITDSEASKPKDGQDTISQSLEKESKDYEMAENHKDGKKEDCVKGDPVKKEARESSKKAESGDKEKDTLKKGPSSTGASGQAKSSSKESKESKTTSKDDKGSASSVSGSSGSSTRNLWVSGLSSNTKAADLKNLFGKYGKVLGAKVVTNARSPGAKCYGIVTMSSSTEVTRCIAHLHRTELHGQQISVEKVKGDPSKKELKKDSDEKSGSGRSMGDKKTASSDKTSKTPSTKKEEKKSEKSEKSEKKENKEAKKTEGGKSPGQVVVLDQTKGDQGHTRTVRRGRFDKPQILRNKERIIQDKVKFREYRGRKDILPFEKMKEQRLREHMVRLERIRRAVELRRRREIAEREHRERERIRIMHEREECLQRERERLEIERQKLERERMERERLERERIRIEQERRKEAERIAREREELRRQQQQLRYEQEKRNSLKRPRDVDHRRDDPYWNDNKKMALDTDARFGHGSDYSRPQNRFNDFDHRERGRYPEGGSVPSSSFDRRERFVNQGEAKKTRPTARREEPGFERYPKNFSESRRNEPPQPRSELRDTDRREVRGDRDERRTVIIHDRPEIPHGRHPRETGSNPPRQTNWKSEGSISTDKRDGRGERPDRSGREVSGHVRGAPPGSRSSASGYGSREGERGVMGERGGGQHYNEDRHVVERHSRETGPRKEWHGPGSQGSGYHDGRRMGDGRGGGGMMSPHTSNSSPINRVVQITGNSMQRGSGSGFKPFKGGPPRRF; encoded by the exons ATGGCCGCCGCCGCCTCAGCCGCGGCACTGCCGCCCGCCGAGGGCAAGAGGATTGTCGACCTCCGCGTCATCGACCTCAAGTCCGAGCTGAAGCGGCGCAACCTCGACATCACCGGCGTGAAGACCGTGCTCATCTCCCGGCTCAAGCAG GCTATTGAAGAGGAAGGGGGCGATCCAGATAATATTGAAATAACTGTTTCGGCCGACACACCCACCAAGAAACCAACTAAAGGCAAAG GTAAAAAGCAGGAAGCTGATGAATTAATTGGTGATGCTTCGGTTGAAGATGATTCCTTTGTCAAG GAAAGTGAACTGGAGACTCAAGATGCAAGTGATCAAGATGGAAATGAAGAATTAAAGGACTGCAAGGAATCTGTTGAAGATGAGAACTTGAATTCTAAAGAGCTACcatctgcagaaaagaaaaaataccacGACTTGGAGCCAGCAGAAATGacaaaagatgcagaaaaggATTTGGAAATTCAG GAAAATGAAGGTCAAGACATAGAAGATTACACCTTTCCAGCTGTCCAT GATGgtgaagatgaagaaaatgagaaag ATAAAGCAGGTTCTGGTGATGGTACACAAGAAGTATCTAAACCTCTTCCTTCAGAAGAAAGCCTAGCTGAGGCTGATCACACGGCTCATGAAGAGATGGAAGCTAACACCTCTGTGAAAGAAGCTGAGGATGATAACATATCGGTTACAATCCAGGCTGAAGATGCCATCACTCTGGATTTTGATGGTGATGACCTCCTAGAAACAggtaaaaatgtgaaaattacaGATTCTGAAGCAAGTAAGCCAAAGGATGGGCAGGATACCATTTcacagagcctggagaaggaaagcaaggaCTATGAGATGGCTGAGAACCATAAAGATGGTAAGAAGGAAGACTGCGTGAAGGGGGATCCTGTCAAGAAGGAAGCCAGAGAAAGTTCAAAGAAAGCAGAATCTGGAGACAAAGAAAAGGATACTTTGAAGAAAGGTCCCTCGTCTACTGGGGCCTCTGGTCAAGCAAAGAG CTCTTCTAAGGAATCTAaagaaagcaagacaacatCGAAGGATGATAAAG GAAGCGCAAGCAGTGTTAGTGGTAGCAGTGGAAGCTCAACTAGAAACCTGTGGGTTAGCGGACTGTCTTCCAACACAAAAGCTGCCGACTTGAAAAATCTCTTTGGCAAATATGGAAAG GTGCTTGGTGCAAAGGTGGTCACAAATGCACGAAGCCCAGGGGCAAAATGTTACGGCATAGTAACGATGTCTTCTAGTACAGAAGTGACTAGATGCATCGCACACCTTCATCGAACGGAGCTGCATGGACAACAAATTTCTGTTGAGAAA gtgaaAGGCGATCCCTCCAAAAAGGAGTTGAAGAAGGACAGTGATGAGAAATCTGGCTCGGGTAGAAGCATGGGAGATAAGAAGACTGCTTCAAGTGATAAAACCAGCAA AACTCCATCAaccaaaaaagaagaaaagaaatctgagaaATCGGAAAAAtcggaaaaaaaagaaaataaagaagccaagaaaacagaag GTGGTAAAAGCCCAGGTCAAGTTGTAGTTTTAGACCAAACAAAAGGAGACCAAGGCCACACTAGGACAGTTAGAAGGGGGAGATTTGATAAA CCACAGATCCTGAGGAACAAAGAGCGTATTATTCAAGATAAAGTGAAGTTCAGGGAATACAGGGGTAGAAAGGATATCTTGCCTTTTGAAAAGATGAAGGAACAGAGATTGCGAGAACACATGGTTAGATTGGAAAGAATACGACGAGCTGTTGAACTCCGAAG GCGAAGAGAAATTGCTGAGAGGGAGCATCGTGAGAGAGAACGCATACGAATAATGCATGAGCGAGAAGAATGcttgcagagagaaagagagcgCTTAGAAATTGAAAGGCAAAAGCTAGAGAGGGAAAGAATGGAACGTGAGCGTTTGGAAAGAGAGCGTATTCGTATTGAACAG GAACGTCGAAAAGAGGCAGAGCGTATTGCTCGTGAAAGGGAGGAACTTCGtcgacagcagcagcagcttcgtTATGAACAGGAAAAGAGGAATTCTTTGAAACGTCCACGGGATGTAGATCACAG GAGAGACGATCCTTACTGGAATGACAATAAGAAGATGGCTCTCGATACAGATGCGCGGTTTGGTCATGGTTCAGATTACAGTCGCCCACAGAACAGGTTTAATGATTTTGATCACAGAGAACGGGGACGGTATCCAGAAGGTGGTTCTGTCCCCTCATCTTCTTTTGATAG GCGAGAACGTTTTGTAAATCAAGGTGAAGCAAAAAAGACTCGCCCAACAGCACGAAGAGAAGAGCCGGGGTTTGAGAGGTATCCTAAGAACTTCAGTGAGTCCAGAAGAAATGAACCGCCGCAACCGAGGAGCGAGCTTCGCGATACAGACAGGAGAGAAGTGCGAGGAGACAGAGATGAAAGAAGAACGGTGATAATTCATGACAGACCTGAAATACCACATGGTCGACATCCAAGAGAGACTGGTTCAAACCCCCCCCGGCAAACGAATTGGAAGAGCGAGGGGAGCATAAGCACAGACAAACGGGACGGCAG AGGTGAGAGGCCAGATCGATCGGGAAGAGAAGTGTCTGGACACGTGAGAGGTGCACCTCCTGGGAGCCGCAGCAGTGCTTCTGGATATGGAAGCAGAGAAGGAGAACGAGGCGTGATGGGAGAAAGAGGTGGAGGACAA CACTATAACGAAGACAGACATGTCGTTGAGCGCCACAGTCGTGAAACTGGACCAAGAAAAGAGTGGCACGGACCTGGTTCTCAAGGAAGCGGGTATCAtgacgggaggagaatgggaGACGGCCGTGGAGGAGGTGGCATGATGTCTCCGCATACAAG TAACTCCTCACCAATTAATAGAGTTGTACAGATCACAGGCAATTCCATGCAGAGGGGAAGTGGCTCAGGATTTAAGCCATTTAAAGGTGGACCTCCACGAAGATTCTAA